One window of Burkholderia thailandensis E264 genomic DNA carries:
- the rpmG gene encoding 50S ribosomal protein L33: MAKGARDKIKLESTAGTGHFYTTTKNKRNMPEKMEIMKFDPVARKHVAYKETKIK, from the coding sequence ATGGCGAAAGGCGCACGCGACAAGATCAAGCTCGAGTCCACCGCTGGCACGGGCCACTTCTATACGACCACGAAGAACAAGCGCAACATGCCGGAAAAGATGGAGATCATGAAGTTCGATCCCGTCGCCCGCAAGCACGTGGCGTACAAGGAAACCAAGATCAAGTAA
- the rpmB gene encoding 50S ribosomal protein L28, with translation MARVCQVTGKAPMSGNNVSHANNKTKRRFLPNLQNRRFWVESENRWVRLRVSNAGLRLIDKNGIDSVLADLRARGEA, from the coding sequence ATGGCACGCGTATGCCAAGTAACTGGGAAAGCGCCGATGAGCGGCAACAACGTTTCCCACGCCAACAACAAGACGAAGCGTCGCTTCCTGCCGAATCTGCAAAACCGCCGGTTCTGGGTGGAAAGCGAAAACCGTTGGGTGCGTCTGCGCGTCTCGAACGCCGGCCTGCGCCTGATCGACAAGAACGGCATCGATTCCGTGCTCGCTGACCTGCGCGCACGCGGCGAAGCCTAA
- the radC gene encoding RadC family protein has protein sequence MQYEIVSAGENVGDEPERERPVAQAAAAPGIPRPAALPAAGAARRGRDLPRERLLARGPAALSDAELVALLLGSGLPGHDVFALAHTLLTRFGSLRALLDAAPDDFKGLRGIGPARTAILVAVVELARRALAEKARERPLVDSPGAVDDYLRLLIGTRPREVFVCLFLDARHRLVQTEETAHGSLTRMAVYPREIVRRALALNAAALIVAHNHPSGAVRPSAADRHLTRVLRDALALVDVQLIDHFVVGANDTFSFAQAGWI, from the coding sequence ATGCAATACGAGATTGTCTCGGCCGGCGAAAACGTCGGCGACGAACCCGAGCGCGAGCGGCCCGTCGCGCAGGCCGCCGCAGCACCCGGCATTCCGCGGCCCGCCGCATTGCCGGCCGCGGGCGCAGCGCGCCGCGGCCGCGATCTGCCGCGCGAGCGCCTGCTTGCGCGCGGCCCGGCCGCGCTGTCCGACGCGGAGCTCGTCGCGCTCCTGCTCGGCTCGGGCCTGCCCGGCCACGACGTGTTCGCGCTCGCGCACACGCTGCTCACGCGCTTCGGCTCGCTGCGCGCGCTGCTCGACGCGGCGCCCGACGATTTCAAGGGCCTGCGCGGGATCGGCCCCGCGCGCACCGCGATCCTCGTCGCCGTCGTCGAGCTCGCGCGCCGCGCGCTCGCCGAGAAGGCCCGCGAGCGGCCGCTCGTCGATTCGCCGGGCGCGGTCGACGATTATCTGCGGCTCCTGATCGGCACGCGGCCGCGCGAAGTGTTCGTCTGCCTTTTTCTCGACGCGCGGCACCGGCTCGTGCAAACGGAAGAAACCGCGCACGGCTCGCTCACGCGGATGGCCGTCTATCCGCGCGAAATCGTGCGGCGCGCGCTCGCGCTGAATGCGGCTGCGCTCATCGTCGCGCACAATCACCCGTCGGGCGCGGTGCGGCCGAGCGCCGCGGACCGGCACCTCACGCGCGTGCTGCGCGACGCGCTCGCGCTCGTCGACGTCCAGTTGATCGATCATTTCGTCGTCGGCGCGAACGATACGTTTTCGTTCGCGCAGGCGGGCTGGATCTAG
- a CDS encoding FKBP-type peptidyl-prolyl cis-trans isomerase codes for MSLIDLAEVKPGSHVTLHYRLALADGADIVNTFSEKPATLLLGAGQLAPSLEEILIGLKAGDHSTFRLAPEQAFGPRNPDMIQRVSLATLRENGMVGDDFAPGDLIEFNAPDGGRYAGVLKEIGETSALFDFNHPLAGQALTFEVKIIGIL; via the coding sequence ATGAGCCTCATCGACCTTGCAGAAGTGAAGCCCGGTTCGCACGTCACGCTTCATTACCGGCTCGCCCTTGCCGACGGCGCCGACATCGTCAACACGTTCTCCGAGAAGCCCGCCACGCTCCTCCTCGGCGCGGGGCAGCTTGCGCCGTCGCTGGAGGAGATTCTGATCGGCCTCAAGGCGGGCGACCATTCGACTTTCCGGCTAGCGCCCGAGCAAGCGTTCGGGCCGCGCAATCCGGACATGATCCAGCGCGTGTCGCTCGCGACGCTGCGGGAGAACGGCATGGTCGGCGACGATTTCGCGCCGGGCGATCTGATCGAATTCAACGCGCCGGACGGCGGCCGCTACGCGGGCGTGCTCAAGGAGATCGGCGAGACCTCCGCGCTTTTCGATTTCAACCATCCGCTCGCGGGCCAGGCGCTCACGTTCGAAGTGAAAATCATCGGGATTCTGTAA
- the ispH gene encoding 4-hydroxy-3-methylbut-2-enyl diphosphate reductase, translating into MSSTDTLSGQVAAADAEILLAQPRGFCAGVDRAIEIVERAIAMHGAPIYVRHEIVHNKYVVEDLKKKGAIFVEELEEVPSGNTVIFSAHGVSKAVRDEAAVRGLRIYDATCPLVTKVHVEVAKMRQEGVDIVMIGHKGHPEVEGTMGQVERGMHLVESVEDVLKLELPDPERVALVTQTTLSVDDAAEIIGALKAKFPAIREPKKQDICYATQNRQDAVKFMAPQCDVVIVVGSPNSSNSSRLREVAEKRGVAAYMVDAPEQIDPAWVAGKRRIGVTAGASAPEVLAQAVIARLRELGVTNVRALEGIEENVSFPLPRGLNLSSAA; encoded by the coding sequence ATGAGCTCCACCGATACGTTGTCCGGCCAGGTCGCCGCGGCCGACGCCGAGATTCTGCTCGCCCAGCCGCGCGGTTTCTGCGCGGGCGTCGATCGCGCGATCGAGATCGTCGAGCGTGCGATCGCGATGCACGGCGCGCCGATCTACGTGCGCCACGAGATCGTGCACAACAAGTACGTCGTCGAGGACCTGAAAAAGAAGGGCGCGATTTTCGTCGAGGAACTCGAGGAAGTGCCGTCCGGCAACACGGTGATCTTCAGCGCGCACGGCGTATCGAAGGCGGTGCGCGACGAGGCGGCCGTGCGCGGGCTGCGCATTTACGACGCGACGTGCCCGCTCGTCACGAAGGTGCACGTCGAGGTCGCGAAGATGCGCCAGGAAGGCGTCGACATCGTGATGATCGGCCACAAGGGCCATCCGGAGGTTGAAGGCACGATGGGGCAGGTCGAGCGCGGCATGCATCTCGTCGAGAGCGTCGAGGACGTGCTCAAGCTCGAACTGCCCGATCCGGAGCGCGTCGCGCTCGTCACGCAGACGACGCTGTCCGTCGACGACGCGGCCGAGATCATCGGCGCGCTCAAGGCGAAATTTCCCGCGATTCGCGAGCCGAAGAAGCAGGACATCTGCTACGCGACGCAGAACCGCCAGGACGCGGTGAAGTTCATGGCGCCGCAATGCGACGTCGTGATCGTCGTCGGCAGCCCGAACAGCTCGAATTCGAGCCGTTTGCGCGAGGTCGCCGAGAAGCGCGGCGTCGCCGCCTACATGGTCGACGCGCCCGAGCAGATCGACCCGGCCTGGGTGGCCGGCAAGCGCCGGATCGGCGTGACCGCGGGCGCGTCGGCGCCCGAAGTGCTCGCGCAGGCCGTGATCGCGCGTTTGCGCGAGCTCGGCGTGACCAACGTGCGGGCGCTCGAGGGCATCGAGGAGAACGTGTCGTTCCCGTTGCCGCGCGGCCTGAATCTGTCTTCCGCCGCCTGA
- a CDS encoding branched-chain amino acid ABC transporter permease, translated as MDIFVQQILNGLVLGSVYAIIALGYTMVYGILGIINFAHGDVLMVGAMVALSAITVLQNHFPELGHVATLTIGLVIAAVVCACVGFTIERVAYRPLRRAPRLAPLITAIGVSILLQTAAMMIWSRNPLPFPQLLPTDPINVIQAGANNPGAVISMTEITIIIVAFLVMAGLLLLVHKTKLGRAMRAIAENPNTASLMGVNPNFVISATFMIGSALAALAGVMIASEYGNVHFYMGFIPGMKAFTAAVLGGIGNLGGAMVGGVLLGLIEQLGAGYIGNLTGGVFGSNYQDVFAFIVLIIVLVFRPSGLLGERVADRA; from the coding sequence ATGGATATTTTCGTCCAGCAGATCCTCAACGGACTGGTGCTCGGCAGTGTCTACGCCATCATCGCGTTGGGCTATACGATGGTGTACGGCATTCTCGGTATCATCAACTTCGCGCACGGCGACGTGCTGATGGTGGGCGCGATGGTCGCGCTTTCCGCGATCACGGTGCTGCAGAACCACTTTCCGGAGCTCGGCCACGTCGCCACGCTGACGATCGGGCTCGTGATCGCCGCGGTGGTCTGCGCATGCGTCGGCTTCACGATCGAGCGCGTCGCGTACCGGCCGCTGCGCCGTGCGCCGCGCCTCGCGCCGCTCATCACCGCGATCGGCGTGTCGATCCTGCTGCAGACGGCCGCGATGATGATCTGGTCGCGCAATCCGCTGCCGTTCCCGCAGCTTTTGCCCACTGATCCGATCAACGTGATCCAGGCGGGCGCGAATAATCCGGGCGCGGTGATTTCGATGACCGAGATCACGATCATCATCGTCGCGTTCCTCGTGATGGCGGGGCTGCTCCTCCTCGTGCACAAGACGAAGCTCGGCCGTGCGATGCGCGCGATCGCCGAGAACCCGAACACGGCGAGCCTGATGGGCGTGAACCCGAACTTCGTGATCTCCGCGACGTTCATGATCGGCTCCGCGCTCGCGGCGCTCGCGGGCGTGATGATCGCTTCCGAATACGGCAACGTTCACTTCTACATGGGTTTCATCCCCGGCATGAAGGCGTTCACGGCCGCGGTGCTGGGCGGGATCGGCAACCTCGGCGGCGCGATGGTGGGCGGCGTGCTGCTCGGCCTCATCGAGCAGCTGGGCGCGGGCTATATCGGCAACCTGACGGGCGGGGTGTTCGGCAGCAATTACCAGGACGTGTTCGCGTTCATCGTGCTCATCATCGTGCTCGTGTTCCGGCCGTCGGGCCTGTTGGGCGAACGTGTCGCCGATCGCGCGTAA
- a CDS encoding ABC transporter permease subunit yields MTSIQPIETSASLVEERHPAKTATISILIAAFVIAAPLVIGAAGGNYWVRVLDFAMLYVMLALGLNVVVGFAGLLDLGYIAFYAVGAYTAALLSSPHLTSNFDWIAHAFPAGLHVPFFLIVPIAMALAAVFGILLGAPTLRLRGDYLAIVTLGFGEIVRIFMNNLDRPVNVTNGPQGITGIDPVTIAGFNLSQTHQIFGFSLPSVYMYYYLFVLCALLVIWVCTRLQHSRIGRAWAAIREDEIAAKAMGINTRNVKLLAFAMGASFGGLSGAMFGAFQGFVSPESFTFWESVVVLACVVLGGMGHIPGVILGAVLLAVFPEFLRSTMSPLQHMLFGHDIVDTEVIRQALYGLAMVVIMLYRSEGLWPAPKHEDRIAKLAKRGGKKPVRA; encoded by the coding sequence ATGACATCCATTCAACCGATCGAAACGTCGGCTTCGCTCGTCGAGGAGCGCCATCCGGCGAAGACCGCCACCATCAGCATCCTGATCGCGGCGTTCGTGATCGCCGCGCCGCTCGTCATCGGCGCGGCGGGCGGCAACTACTGGGTCCGCGTGCTCGACTTCGCGATGCTGTACGTGATGCTCGCGCTGGGCTTGAACGTGGTCGTCGGCTTCGCCGGCCTGCTGGACCTCGGCTACATCGCGTTCTACGCGGTGGGCGCGTACACCGCGGCGCTCCTGAGCTCGCCGCACCTGACGTCGAACTTCGACTGGATCGCGCACGCGTTTCCAGCCGGCCTGCACGTGCCGTTCTTCCTGATCGTGCCGATCGCGATGGCGCTCGCCGCGGTCTTCGGCATCCTGCTCGGCGCGCCGACGCTGCGCCTGCGCGGCGACTACCTCGCGATCGTCACGCTCGGCTTCGGCGAGATCGTCCGAATCTTCATGAACAACCTCGACCGTCCGGTCAACGTGACGAACGGGCCGCAGGGCATCACCGGCATCGATCCCGTCACGATCGCGGGGTTCAACCTGTCGCAGACGCACCAGATCTTCGGATTTTCGCTGCCGTCGGTGTACATGTACTACTACCTGTTCGTGCTTTGCGCGCTGCTCGTCATCTGGGTCTGCACGCGCCTGCAGCACTCGCGGATCGGCCGCGCATGGGCCGCGATCCGCGAAGATGAAATCGCCGCCAAGGCGATGGGCATCAACACCCGCAACGTGAAGCTGCTCGCGTTCGCGATGGGCGCGTCGTTCGGCGGCCTGTCGGGCGCGATGTTCGGCGCGTTCCAGGGCTTCGTGTCGCCGGAATCGTTCACGTTCTGGGAGTCGGTCGTCGTGCTCGCGTGCGTCGTGCTGGGCGGCATGGGCCACATCCCGGGCGTGATCCTCGGCGCGGTCCTGCTCGCCGTGTTCCCCGAGTTCCTGCGCTCGACGATGAGCCCGCTGCAGCACATGCTGTTCGGCCACGACATCGTCGATACCGAGGTGATTCGCCAGGCCCTTTACGGCCTCGCGATGGTGGTCATCATGCTGTATCGCTCGGAAGGCCTGTGGCCCGCGCCGAAGCATGAGGACAGGATCGCGAAACTGGCGAAGCGCGGCGGCAAGAAGCCGGTGCGCGCGTAA
- a CDS encoding ABC transporter ATP-binding protein: MSEQIRLSVKGVNKRFGGLQALSDVGLEIREGQIYGLIGPNGAGKTTFFNVITGLYTPDSGEFKLDGTEYTPTAVHQVAKAGIARTFQNIRLFGGMTALENVMVGRHVRTKHGLLGAVFQTPAERKEEREIKERAIELLDYVGVLQYADYTARNLSYGHQRRLEIARALATDPKLLALDEPAAGMNATEKVELTRLLDKIRSDGRTILLIEHDVKLVMGLCNRMTVLDYGKVIAEGLPQDVQKNPKVIEAYLGAGVH; encoded by the coding sequence ATGAGCGAACAAATTCGACTGTCCGTCAAAGGCGTGAACAAGCGCTTCGGCGGCCTGCAGGCGCTGTCCGACGTCGGCCTCGAGATCCGCGAAGGCCAGATCTACGGCCTGATCGGCCCGAACGGCGCGGGCAAGACCACGTTCTTCAACGTGATCACGGGGCTCTACACGCCGGATTCCGGCGAGTTCAAGCTCGACGGCACGGAATACACGCCGACCGCCGTGCACCAGGTCGCGAAGGCGGGCATCGCGCGCACGTTCCAGAACATTCGCCTGTTCGGCGGGATGACCGCGCTCGAGAACGTGATGGTCGGGCGCCATGTGCGCACGAAGCACGGCCTCTTGGGCGCCGTGTTCCAGACGCCCGCCGAGCGCAAGGAAGAGCGCGAAATCAAGGAGCGCGCGATCGAGCTGCTCGACTACGTCGGCGTGCTGCAGTACGCGGATTACACCGCGCGCAACCTGTCGTACGGCCACCAGCGCCGGCTCGAGATCGCACGCGCGCTCGCGACCGATCCGAAGCTGCTCGCGCTCGACGAGCCGGCGGCCGGGATGAATGCGACCGAGAAGGTCGAGCTCACGCGCCTGCTCGACAAGATCCGCTCGGACGGCCGGACGATTCTCCTGATCGAGCACGACGTGAAGCTCGTGATGGGGCTGTGCAACCGGATGACGGTGCTCGATTACGGCAAGGTGATCGCCGAGGGTCTGCCACAGGACGTGCAGAAGAACCCGAAGGTGATTGAGGCATATCTCGGCGCAGGGGTGCACTGA
- a CDS encoding ABC transporter ATP-binding protein, producing the protein MAAAMLRIKGLQVNYGGIQAVKGVDMEVRQGELVTLIGANGAGKTTTMKAITGLKPYSAGDIEYDGKSIKGVPPHELLKRGLAMVPEGRGIFARMSIVENMQMGAYLRNDKEQIKKDVERMFGFFPRLKERASQLAGTLSGGEQQMLAMARAILSKPKLLLLDEPSMGLSPIMVEKIFEVVREISKEGITVLLVEQNARLALQAADRGYVMDSGTVTMEGDAKQMLDDPKVRAAYLGE; encoded by the coding sequence ATGGCAGCGGCAATGTTGAGAATCAAGGGCTTGCAGGTCAACTACGGCGGCATCCAGGCCGTCAAGGGCGTTGACATGGAAGTCCGTCAGGGCGAGCTCGTCACGCTGATCGGCGCGAACGGCGCGGGCAAGACCACGACGATGAAGGCGATCACGGGCCTGAAGCCGTACTCGGCGGGCGACATCGAGTACGACGGCAAGTCGATCAAGGGCGTGCCGCCGCACGAGCTGCTCAAGCGCGGCCTCGCAATGGTGCCGGAAGGCCGCGGGATCTTCGCGCGGATGTCGATCGTCGAGAACATGCAGATGGGCGCGTACCTGCGCAACGACAAGGAGCAGATCAAGAAGGACGTCGAGCGGATGTTCGGCTTCTTCCCGCGCCTGAAGGAGCGTGCATCGCAGCTCGCGGGCACGCTGTCGGGCGGCGAGCAGCAGATGCTCGCGATGGCGCGCGCGATTTTGTCGAAGCCGAAGCTGCTGCTGCTCGACGAGCCGTCGATGGGGCTCTCGCCGATCATGGTCGAGAAGATCTTCGAGGTGGTGCGCGAGATCTCGAAGGAGGGCATCACGGTGCTGCTCGTCGAGCAGAACGCGCGCCTCGCGCTGCAGGCAGCGGACCGCGGCTACGTGATGGACTCGGGCACGGTCACGATGGAAGGCGACGCGAAGCAGATGCTCGACGATCCGAAGGTGCGCGCCGCGTATCTGGGCGAGTAA
- a CDS encoding DUF2278 family protein has protein sequence MSLDYGFVKAKIKAVAGLKAAARANETQYHVHLTLALADGDWDVAINVGTNDADDLLKYKLVYDFHHPVTQTLAAAAEGYTDLTGGNALPALDYVRSDVLNETGAWRMSDVMDGTEHPEPIPSVLRLVDAAHQQNLDLYVFGRTYVEGNGIHDTHMNQGSSGPHFQHRPSDDANDHNDVWQDGALLVDLGGEQWAAYFAAFEQQAVPTDGLGNPLPGAGSIS, from the coding sequence ATGAGCCTCGATTACGGTTTCGTGAAAGCGAAGATCAAAGCGGTTGCGGGTTTGAAGGCGGCGGCGCGCGCGAACGAGACGCAGTATCACGTCCATCTGACACTCGCGCTGGCCGACGGCGACTGGGACGTCGCGATCAACGTCGGCACCAACGATGCGGACGATCTGCTCAAGTACAAGCTGGTCTACGATTTCCATCATCCGGTTACGCAGACGCTTGCCGCCGCGGCGGAAGGCTACACGGACCTGACTGGCGGCAATGCGCTGCCGGCGCTCGATTACGTGCGCAGCGACGTCCTGAACGAAACGGGCGCCTGGCGGATGAGCGACGTGATGGACGGCACCGAGCATCCGGAACCGATTCCGTCGGTGTTGCGGCTCGTCGACGCCGCGCATCAGCAGAACCTCGACCTGTACGTGTTCGGTCGCACGTATGTCGAAGGCAACGGCATACACGATACGCACATGAACCAGGGATCGTCCGGGCCGCATTTCCAGCATCGGCCGAGCGACGACGCGAACGATCACAACGACGTGTGGCAGGACGGCGCGCTCCTCGTCGATCTCGGCGGCGAGCAATGGGCCGCATACTTCGCGGCGTTCGAGCAGCAGGCGGTGCCGACCGACGGCCTCGGCAATCCGCTGCCGGGCGCGGGGTCGATTTCGTAG
- a CDS encoding GNAT family acetyltransferase produces the protein MSAEIVSDGVAIRPFERGDTDAVLAVWRDAFPSYSDASAPHRDPRRSIELKLATQPELFFVAIAGGRVVGTVMAGYDGHRGWLYSLAIEPCARRFGIGRALLAHAEAALAARGCPKVNLQVLPGNDDACRFYEALGYCAEERISFGKRLATD, from the coding sequence ATGTCGGCCGAGATCGTCTCGGACGGCGTCGCGATCCGCCCGTTCGAGCGCGGCGACACCGATGCCGTGCTCGCGGTGTGGCGCGACGCGTTCCCTTCGTATTCGGACGCGAGCGCGCCACACCGCGATCCGCGGCGCTCGATCGAGCTCAAGCTCGCGACGCAGCCCGAGTTGTTCTTCGTCGCGATCGCCGGCGGGCGCGTCGTCGGAACCGTGATGGCCGGCTACGACGGCCATCGCGGTTGGCTGTATTCGCTGGCCATCGAGCCTTGCGCGCGGCGGTTCGGCATCGGCCGTGCGCTGCTCGCGCATGCGGAGGCGGCGCTCGCCGCGCGCGGCTGCCCGAAGGTGAACCTTCAGGTGCTGCCGGGCAACGACGACGCGTGCCGGTTCTACGAAGCGCTCGGCTACTGCGCGGAGGAGCGCATCTCGTTCGGCAAGCGGCTCGCGACGGATTGA
- a CDS encoding acetylornithine transaminase has product MPLNDYPIDSLMYITNRPDIVFTHGKGSWLYDHTGKRYLDFIQGWAVNCLGHCNDGLVQALQAQAEKLLNPSPAFYNEPMAKLAGLLTQHSVFDKVFFANSGAEANEGAIKLARKWGRKFRNSAYEIITFDHSFHGRTLATMSASGKAGWDTIYAPQVPGFPKAEINNINSVERLINDKTVAVMLEPIQGEGGVIPATREFMQQLRALTKQHDLLLIVDEVQSGCGRAGTLFAYELAGIEPDIMTLGKGIGGGVPLAALLSKADVAVFEAGDQGGTYNGNPLMTAAGHAVISQLVAPGFLEGVRARGEYLKHKLLELSDERGFGGERGEGLLRALLLGKDIGPQIVEKARDMQPDGLLLNAARPNLLRFMPALNVTNDEIDQMMAMLRSVLDSL; this is encoded by the coding sequence ATGCCGCTGAACGACTACCCGATCGACTCGCTGATGTACATCACGAACCGCCCCGACATCGTGTTCACGCACGGCAAGGGCTCGTGGCTCTACGACCACACCGGCAAGCGCTACCTGGATTTCATCCAGGGCTGGGCGGTCAACTGCCTCGGCCACTGCAACGACGGCCTCGTCCAGGCGCTGCAGGCGCAGGCCGAAAAGCTGCTGAACCCGTCGCCCGCGTTCTACAACGAACCGATGGCGAAACTCGCGGGCCTCCTCACGCAGCACAGCGTGTTCGACAAGGTGTTCTTCGCGAACAGCGGCGCCGAGGCGAACGAGGGCGCGATCAAGCTGGCTCGCAAATGGGGCCGCAAGTTCAGGAACAGCGCGTACGAGATCATCACGTTCGACCACAGCTTCCACGGCCGCACGCTCGCGACGATGTCGGCGAGCGGCAAGGCCGGCTGGGACACGATCTACGCGCCGCAAGTGCCGGGCTTCCCGAAGGCCGAGATCAACAACATCAACTCGGTCGAGCGGCTGATCAACGACAAGACCGTCGCCGTGATGCTCGAGCCGATCCAGGGCGAAGGCGGCGTGATCCCGGCGACGCGCGAATTCATGCAACAGTTGCGCGCGCTGACGAAGCAGCACGACCTGCTGCTCATCGTCGACGAAGTGCAAAGCGGCTGTGGTCGCGCCGGCACGCTGTTCGCGTACGAGCTCGCCGGCATCGAGCCGGACATCATGACGCTCGGCAAGGGCATCGGCGGCGGCGTGCCGCTCGCGGCGCTGCTGTCGAAGGCGGACGTCGCGGTGTTCGAGGCGGGCGACCAGGGCGGCACCTACAACGGCAACCCGCTGATGACCGCGGCGGGGCACGCGGTGATCTCGCAGCTCGTCGCGCCGGGCTTCCTCGAAGGCGTGCGCGCGCGCGGCGAATACCTGAAGCACAAGCTGCTCGAACTGTCCGACGAGCGCGGCTTCGGGGGCGAGCGCGGCGAAGGCCTGTTGCGCGCGCTCCTGCTCGGCAAGGACATCGGCCCGCAGATCGTCGAGAAGGCGCGCGACATGCAGCCGGACGGCCTGCTGCTGAACGCCGCGCGCCCGAACCTGCTGCGCTTCATGCCAGCCCTGAACGTGACGAACGACGAGATCGACCAGATGATGGCGATGCTGCGTTCGGTGCTCGATTCGCTCTGA
- a CDS encoding CDP-6-deoxy-delta-3,4-glucoseen reductase yields the protein MAFNVTLKQSGRQFQVEADETVLAAALRQNVHLPYGCKNGACGSCKGTIVQGQFEQGPHSASALSNDERTRGLALLCCSKPQSDLEVDVREIAGVDGVQVKKLPCRVAALERRADDVIVLRLQLPANERLQYLAGQYIEFILKDGTRRSYSMATAPHEEGPIELHIRHMPGGKFTDHVFGAMKERDILRFEGPLGTFFLREDSDKPIVLLASGTGFAPIKAIIEHAHHVKLARPMTLYWGARRKKDLYLLDAAEQWAKEIPNFKFVPVLSEPDASDAWTGRTGFVHRAVIEDLPDLSGHQVYACGAPVMVESAQRDFTQHHGLPADEFYADSFTSAADLAHPV from the coding sequence ATGGCTTTTAACGTAACCCTCAAGCAAAGCGGCCGGCAGTTCCAGGTCGAGGCCGACGAAACCGTGCTCGCGGCGGCGCTGCGTCAGAACGTCCATCTGCCCTACGGCTGCAAGAACGGCGCGTGCGGATCGTGCAAGGGCACGATCGTGCAAGGCCAGTTCGAGCAGGGGCCGCATTCCGCATCGGCGCTGTCGAACGACGAGCGCACGCGCGGCCTCGCGCTCCTGTGCTGCTCGAAGCCGCAGAGCGACCTCGAAGTCGATGTGCGCGAGATCGCGGGCGTCGACGGCGTCCAGGTGAAGAAGCTGCCGTGCCGCGTCGCCGCGCTCGAGCGCCGCGCGGACGACGTGATCGTGCTGAGGCTGCAGTTGCCCGCGAACGAGCGCCTGCAGTATCTGGCCGGCCAGTACATCGAGTTCATCCTGAAGGACGGCACGCGCCGCAGCTATTCGATGGCGACCGCGCCGCACGAGGAAGGGCCGATCGAGCTGCACATCCGCCACATGCCGGGCGGCAAATTCACCGACCACGTGTTCGGCGCGATGAAGGAGCGCGACATCCTGCGCTTCGAGGGCCCGCTCGGCACGTTCTTCCTGCGCGAAGATTCGGACAAGCCGATCGTGCTGCTCGCCTCCGGCACGGGCTTCGCGCCGATCAAGGCGATCATCGAGCACGCGCACCACGTGAAGCTCGCGCGCCCGATGACGCTCTATTGGGGCGCGCGCCGCAAGAAAGATCTGTATCTGCTCGACGCCGCCGAGCAATGGGCGAAGGAAATCCCGAACTTCAAGTTCGTGCCGGTGCTCTCCGAGCCCGACGCGAGCGACGCATGGACCGGCCGCACGGGCTTCGTGCACCGCGCGGTGATCGAGGATCTGCCCGATCTGTCCGGCCACCAGGTGTACGCATGCGGCGCGCCGGTGATGGTCGAATCCGCGCAGCGCGACTTCACGCAACATCATGGCCTGCCCGCCGACGAGTTCTACGCGGACTCGTTTACGAGCGCCGCGGACCTCGCGCATCCGGTCTGA